CAGGTTTACTTTTACTTCATTGTAAGCGCCTGCATGAATGAATGATTCAAGAATACTTTTGTATGCATCAGGCACCTGATTATATTTTCCGCAGATACCAATAGTGACTTCTTTCTGGGGAGTAATAATTTTATCGACAACTTTTTTCCATTCAGTAAGATTCGGCTTTCCGCATTTCAGTTTTAATTTTTTAATTACAACTTCATCAAGTTTTTCACCTTTTAAATTTAACGGAACTTCATAAATTGATTTTGCATCCAATGCCTGTAAAACCGAATCTGTATCAATGTTACAGAATAATCCAATCTTTGCTTTTACTTCTTTAGATATTGCCTGCTCGCTGCGGCACAGAAGAATATCAGGCTGTACTCCGATTTCAAGTAAAGTTTTTACCGAGTGCTGAGTAGGTTTTGTTTTTATTTCCCCCGCTGAACGGATGTAAGGAATCAATGTAAGATGAATACACAGCGAATTATTTTTCCCGCGCTCATGCATGAACTGACGCATAGCTTCGAGGAATGGCAATGATTCAATATCACCAACAGTGCCACCGATTTCAGTAATAACTACATCATACTCACCTGACTTCGAAGTTAATGCAAATCTTCTTTTAATTTCATCCGTTATGTGGGGAATAACCTGAACTGTCGCGCCAAGATAATCGCCTCGTCTTTCCTTTGTAATTACTTCATTATAAACCTGCCCTGTTGTAGTGTTATTTGTCTTGTGCATATTTTCATCCAGGAATCTTTCATAGTGGCCGAGATCTAAATCAGTTTCTGCGCCGTCTTCGGTAACAAAAACTTCTCCGTGCTGTAACGGAGACATAGTGCCGGGGTCAACATTTATATATGGATCAAATTTTTGAATCGTAACTCTTAGTCCGCGTGACTTTAATAAAAGTCCGAGTGATGCTGATGCAATGCCTTTGCCGAGTGACGATACAACTCCGCCTGTGAGGAATATATATTTTGGTTGTTTCAAATGATTATTAATTTGTGTAACTATTTATAAAATTTTGTAAATCCGAGGGAGTATCGATAGAGAGCGATTCTCTATCGGTAATTACTACTTTTATTTTTTCACCGTTATCCAGAAATCTTAGCTGTTCAAGCTTCTCAAGTTTTTCAAGCTTAGACGGCTTTAGATTCTTAAGATTCATCAGAAATTTTCTTGTGTAAACATATAAGCCGATGTGTTTATAAAAATCGTATATCTTTACGTTGTTGATGTGGTCCCTGTCAAACGGAATATTATTCCTTGAGAAATACAATGCGAATTTATTTTTATCGAAGACTACTTTTACTTTGTTCTCATCCTTTAAATCATAGCCGTTCTCAATTCTTATTGCCAGTGTTGAAATATTTATCTTCTTATCTTTTAATAACGGTTTAATTGCTTTATCGATATCTTTTGGATTTATTCCGGGCTCGTCACCCTGCACGTTTACAACTATATCACAGTTTATTTTTTTTACAGCTTCGCAAATCCTGTCAGTCCCTGATTCATGCTCCTTTGAAGTCATCACAACTTTTCCGCCGAAGTTCTTCACCGCATTAAAAATCCTCTCGTCATCTGTTGCTACCAAAACCTTATAAACTAATTTAGATTCCATAACCCGCTCATAAACGTGCTGAATCATCGGCTTGCCATGGATATTTACTAGCGGCTTACCGGGGAATCGTGTTGAATCATATCTTGCAGGAATGACTGCGAGAATCTTCATTTATTTTTCTATAACTTTCGGGACTTTGAAAAATTTCTGTGTCTTTGCAGGAGCATTTTTTAGTGCTTCTTCAGTTGTAAGCCATACTTTTACTTCATCTTCACGCATCACGTTCTCAGTCTCGTTAATATTTTCAAGCGGTTCAACATCATTTAAATCAAGTTCGTTCAGCTGTTCTATATAACCAAGTACCTGATTCATATCTTTCTGAAGCTTTACTTTCTCTTCATCTGAAAATTTCAGCTTTGCAAGCTGTGCTATCTTTTCTACTTCCGGAATTGTAACTGACATAATTATTGGTTTGGTAAATTGCTTTGTATTGTTGCTTTTATTTCCTGTAAAAATCCTTTGTCTTTTTTGTATTCAATCGGCTTATTGAAAATTACTTTTACATTTCCGCCGTTGATGTGAAGCTTTCCTTTCGATAAGATCTTATATGAATCTATTATTGTCCCTGTAATAATTTTCGCATCTGAACCTTCTGCAAGAATAAACGTTCCTCTTTTAAACTCGCCGAGCTCCCCGTCCTCGCTTCTTGTTCCTTCGGGAAAAATTACTAAACATATTCCATGTGCTAATCTTCTTGCTGCTTCTTTTAAAGTTCTCATTGCAGCTCTCGGATCATCTCTGTCAATCGGAATATAACCTGATAAATACATAGCCCATCCGAAAATCGGAACCTGCGTTAAAGATTTTTTATATATAAATCTTATATTTGCAGGAGCTGCCTGCATCAGAATAGGAATATCAAACATACTCTGATGGTTTGTAATAAAAATATAGCTTTCCTTCTTATCAATGAACTCTTTTCCTACAACTGTTAATTTTACCCCGGCAATTGCCAATGTAATTTTTGAAAAAGCGCGGGTCAGCACATAAGTAATTTTCCCTCTGTAATCAAAAGGATAAGAAACAATTGTTAAAGCGGCAATAGTAAGGCCGAAAAATGCAATAAGGAAAACTTTTAAGTAGGACATTTTGTAAAAATACCTAATAAGTGAAAAACTTAAAAGAGAAAAGGCGGCTTCGAAAGATTCAAAACCGCCTTTTCAAAAGAACTATTTAACTCATAATTATTTTATTAACAGCATTTTCTTTGTCTCTGCAAATCCTTCAGATTCAATCTTATAATAATAAACTCCCGATGCTAAAGAAGCTGCATTGAAGCTTACTTCATATGAACCTACTGTCTGATTATTATTTACCAGATCAGCTACAACTTTACCTGTCATATCATAAACTTTCAGACTTACAAATCCACTCTTCGCAATCGCATACTGAATTTTTGTTGATGGATTGAAAGGGTTCGGATAATTTTGTTTCAGATTATATTTTGCAGCAACTTCACTTATTTGGTTTACACCAACAAGTGTGCTGTAATTTGTAAGTTTAATATCATCAACATACCATCCGTCTGCAACAGTTCCTCCGTCAGCTGTCAATCTGAATCTGATTTTCAGATTAGAAGACCCGCCTGCATAAGCTGTTATATCCAATGAAACCTGTGTCCATGTAGATAACGTTCCGTTATATGAAGCAGCAGTCTGCCAGGTTGTTCCGTTATCACTGGAAACTTCAACATTACAATAATCATAACCTGCTTCGGTGGCATATCTGTGCCAGAAGTTTAAGAACACCACAGGATATGATGCAATATTAATTGAAGTAGCCAAGGTCATGGAATTATCAGCATTGTTCTGATAATTACCTGTCGGACTATCTGTAAACGAATGCGTTGGTGTATGTGATTGCAATGTTGTCTGCGCCCATGTTCCGTTTGTAGTCCATTTTGAAAATGTCTGCTCAGCGCTATCTGCAAATGTTACGGTACCTGTACCAAGGTTCACAAATACATTTTTTGAATATACTGTAGTATCATTTTGTTTAATTTTAACTGTTGTAGGAATAGCGTAATTGTTCGGCGCTCCCGCTGAAACTGTAAAATTAAATGTAACACTATCTGCAGTGAAAGATGGTATCGAAGCTCGGGTAATAGATGTAGTAGGAATAGTTATATAGCTGCTTGGCGAAGTAAATTCAACCTTCACATTGCTTGCTGCAGCAAGACCTTTATTCTTGAAATTTATCTTTATATTTCCGGCTTCGCCTTGTGTATATGGAGTACTTTTATTTAATGTTGTTGAGTTTGCTAAAACATAAGCACCGGCAATTAAGGACATGTATTTATCTGATTCCAGCATACCTTGAGCTAAAGGAATGATTTCTGCCTGTGTAGGCCAGAAACCTGTTAGTCCTGTTTCAGGAGTGACTGCTATAACAGGCGCATTAGCATGAGCTGAATCATTATAGTACCAGTCATCTGCTCCTCCTCTTACCTTATATCCTACTGTCTGAGAAGCAAAACCTGTTGTGTAATTATTTGTTGCCTTCATATCGGCAAGATACTCATTGAATTTAGCATCGTCAGGTGTCGGTGAAGGGTCACTCCATGCCCATGGTTTAATTAGATAATTTCCGTAAGTGTGCGCTCCGAAAACAGTTTTGAAATTTCTTGAATTAAAGAACGCAAGAACATTTTGTGTTTCTTTTTCCGAGAACGGATACTTACCTCTGTAAGTACCGCTTCCACCGTTACATGAATCGGTGCTTGAACCGGCATTTGTTGAATTCCAGTATTGATATATTCCGTAATTTCTGTTCGGGTCAACCGGTCCGCAATTTCCGGATGAAACGTGTCTGTTAGCTCTCCACATTCCTCCGCCGTTCGGATTAGTTGTCTGATTATAAACATAGCCATCAACATTATATATCGGTAAGAAATAAAGTTCTCTGGTATTTAATATGTATGTAGCAATAGGGTCTATATTATAATTTTCAAGGAGCCAGTACATATAGTAAATCAAGTGCTGCATACTTTCCGGTTCACGCGCATGAATTACTGCATGATAAAATACTTCCGGTTTGCCCTGAACAACATTTGGATTGTTGGACATTCTTACTACCCATTGATTTCTGTTTTCATAGGTAGTACCAATTGAGAACTTTGCGGAAATTAAATTTGGATACTGAATTCTCATCGAATCCAGTTTGTTTACCATTTCATTGTAATTCAAAAATCCACCAAACGTACCATAAATTGAATGACTTACAGCAAAGTCCCTTTCGGATTGCACTAATGAAGCCTGAATCTGTGATTCAGTCATCTTAGGTTGATTATTGTAATATTCCATCCAGTCAGGAACTAATATTTCATAGGAGACTCCGGATAATTTCAACATATTTATTTCAGTTGCTGATAACCAGGCATCCCTATATTCTCCAACTTTACCTGTTGAGTGATCTAAAAACAGACCTGCATTTTGCATTCTATCGAAGTCAGCCGGTGTTCGGGCAAAAATTCTAATGTGAGAATATTTTTCCTGAACTTCAATCTGGTTTTCCGAAAATACTTTCGTTGATGCAAAGTAAGATAAAGCAAGTACTATAATAACTAGTAAATTTATAAAAAAATTTTTGCTTTTCATTTTAATTTTAGAAGGATTGTAAGTTTTTTATTTTGGTGAAGAATTAAGTTAGCGAATGTGTTATTTTTAATCAATCTATATATTTCATACAAATCTGACGTATAATTGCAGATTTTAACAACATTTATATCTTGTGGATATTAAATTTTTAAAAGGTGTCGGCGAAAAAAGAGCGGAAGCTTTTGAGAAGATCGGGATAACTAAAATCGAAGATTTCTTAAGCTTTATTCCGCGCGACTATATTGAAAAGATTGATATAAAAGATGTCTTCAAACACACAGGTAAAACTGTTCTGGTGAGCGGAGAAATTATTGATGTAAGACTTCCAAGAAAAAGCAGCCAGCCATTAACTGTACATTTAAAAGATATGACTGGCGCAACGGAAATCCCTATTTTCGGAGCTAGTGAATTCAGAAATAAGCAGTTCAGAATGAATGACAGATTCGTATTTGTTGGCAAAGTAAGTGATAAGTTTTTCTTCGGCAATAATAAGCTTGAGTACCGTGACCATCTGAAATTTGACCCGTATGATAAATACTTTAACGATTTTCTGAAGTTCAGATATATACCTGTTTACGAACTTTCAGGAGTGCTGAAGAAAACATTTATAAAACCTCTGCTTCTCTCTAAAATTGTTTTTAATGCTTTCAGAGAATTACTCAATCAGAATTTTAATTTAGTGGATGAAACGCTTCCGCCTGATATCTTAAAAGAGAATAATCTTGTATCCAAAAAAGATGCAATTCTCAGAATTAACTTCCCGCATAATATTGAGCAGGTTGAAATCGCAAGACAGAGGTTAGCATTTGAAGAAATATTTTTCCTTGAAATAGTTCTCGCTTTAAGAAAGAATAACCTTCACAACACAACAAAGGGAATAAAATTTGAAAAAGATTTTCATCCGGTTATTGAAGAGGTGAAAAAAGTATTAAGCTTCGAACTTACAGGCGCGCAGAAGAGAGTAATAAATGAGATTTACAAAGATATGAACTCAGAAAGAGTGATGAACAGACTTTTACAGGGAGACGTGGGCAGCGGAAAAACAATCGTGGCATTAATTGCGATAATGATTGCCGTCGATAACGGATTTCAGACAGCATTTATGTGCCCGACTGAAATATTGGCTGAACAGCATTATAAAACCATAACTGATTTTCTTACAAAAATTAACGAAGCACGCGAAGGAACAGATAAAGAAAAAATAAATGTCTCTATTTTAATCGGCGGACAAAAGAAAAAACTCAGAGGAGAAATTTTAGAGGATATTAAATCAGGAAAATCAAACATTGTTATAGGAACTCATGCGTTGTTCCAAGATAAAGTGGAGTTTAAAAATCTTGGATTTGTAGTAATTGATGAACAGCATAAGTTCGGAGTTATTCAGCGGGCAAGACTGAAACAAAAAGGAGAAAATCCCGATACACTCGTTATGACGGCGACACCAATTCCGAGAACTCTATCATTAACTTATTATGGGGATTTAGATGTTTCCGTAATTGATGAGTTACCTAAAGGAAGAATTCCTATTAAGACTGCCATCCGGTATGATGACGATAAACTGAAAGTTTTTGAATTTGTAAAAGAACAGATAAAAGAAGGAAGGCAGATCTATATAATTTATCCTATTATAGATGAATCTGAAAAGCTTGATTTAAAATCGGCAGAGGAAAATTTTAAGCTGCTGAAGGAAAGATATTTTACAGAGTACAGAGTAGATATGATTCACGGCAGAATGTTATGGTATGAAAAAGAAGAAGTAATGGAAAGATTTAAGAATAAGCAGAGCGATA
The genomic region above belongs to Bacteroidota bacterium and contains:
- a CDS encoding T9SS type A sorting domain-containing protein — its product is MKSKNFFINLLVIIVLALSYFASTKVFSENQIEVQEKYSHIRIFARTPADFDRMQNAGLFLDHSTGKVGEYRDAWLSATEINMLKLSGVSYEILVPDWMEYYNNQPKMTESQIQASLVQSERDFAVSHSIYGTFGGFLNYNEMVNKLDSMRIQYPNLISAKFSIGTTYENRNQWVVRMSNNPNVVQGKPEVFYHAVIHAREPESMQHLIYYMYWLLENYNIDPIATYILNTRELYFLPIYNVDGYVYNQTTNPNGGGMWRANRHVSSGNCGPVDPNRNYGIYQYWNSTNAGSSTDSCNGGSGTYRGKYPFSEKETQNVLAFFNSRNFKTVFGAHTYGNYLIKPWAWSDPSPTPDDAKFNEYLADMKATNNYTTGFASQTVGYKVRGGADDWYYNDSAHANAPVIAVTPETGLTGFWPTQAEIIPLAQGMLESDKYMSLIAGAYVLANSTTLNKSTPYTQGEAGNIKINFKNKGLAAASNVKVEFTSPSSYITIPTTSITRASIPSFTADSVTFNFTVSAGAPNNYAIPTTVKIKQNDTTVYSKNVFVNLGTGTVTFADSAEQTFSKWTTNGTWAQTTLQSHTPTHSFTDSPTGNYQNNADNSMTLATSINIASYPVVFLNFWHRYATEAGYDYCNVEVSSDNGTTWQTAASYNGTLSTWTQVSLDITAYAGGSSNLKIRFRLTADGGTVADGWYVDDIKLTNYSTLVGVNQISEVAAKYNLKQNYPNPFNPSTKIQYAIAKSGFVSLKVYDMTGKVVADLVNNNQTVGSYEVSFNAASLASGVYYYKIESEGFAETKKMLLIK
- a CDS encoding CTP synthase, whose product is MKQPKYIFLTGGVVSSLGKGIASASLGLLLKSRGLRVTIQKFDPYINVDPGTMSPLQHGEVFVTEDGAETDLDLGHYERFLDENMHKTNNTTTGQVYNEVITKERRGDYLGATVQVIPHITDEIKRRFALTSKSGEYDVVITEIGGTVGDIESLPFLEAMRQFMHERGKNNSLCIHLTLIPYIRSAGEIKTKPTQHSVKTLLEIGVQPDILLCRSEQAISKEVKAKIGLFCNIDTDSVLQALDAKSIYEVPLNLKGEKLDEVVIKKLKLKCGKPNLTEWKKVVDKIITPQKEVTIGICGKYNQVPDAYKSILESFIHAGAYNEVKVNLKWIDAEEIEKNPKNTKNIFDGVKGLLVCPGFGDRGIEGKIKTIQYVRENKIPFFGICLGLQCAVVEFARNVAGLKNANSAEFKKVKYNVIDIMENQKTVTQKGGSMRLGSYPCIIEKNTLANKVYGKEFINERHRHRYEVNNEFKSVLAEKGLIFSGVSPDGKLVEMIELSHKVHPFFIGCQFHPELKSRVVIPHPIFREFVKACINHK
- the recG gene encoding ATP-dependent DNA helicase RecG, with the protein product MDIKFLKGVGEKRAEAFEKIGITKIEDFLSFIPRDYIEKIDIKDVFKHTGKTVLVSGEIIDVRLPRKSSQPLTVHLKDMTGATEIPIFGASEFRNKQFRMNDRFVFVGKVSDKFFFGNNKLEYRDHLKFDPYDKYFNDFLKFRYIPVYELSGVLKKTFIKPLLLSKIVFNAFRELLNQNFNLVDETLPPDILKENNLVSKKDAILRINFPHNIEQVEIARQRLAFEEIFFLEIVLALRKNNLHNTTKGIKFEKDFHPVIEEVKKVLSFELTGAQKRVINEIYKDMNSERVMNRLLQGDVGSGKTIVALIAIMIAVDNGFQTAFMCPTEILAEQHYKTITDFLTKINEAREGTDKEKINVSILIGGQKKKLRGEILEDIKSGKSNIVIGTHALFQDKVEFKNLGFVVIDEQHKFGVIQRARLKQKGENPDTLVMTATPIPRTLSLTYYGDLDVSVIDELPKGRIPIKTAIRYDDDKLKVFEFVKEQIKEGRQIYIIYPIIDESEKLDLKSAEENFKLLKERYFTEYRVDMIHGRMLWYEKEEVMERFKNKQSDILVATTVIEVGIDIPNASVMIIEEAQRFGLSQLHQLRGRVGRGGEQSYCILIARTENNSDNEDYIKRLKIMEETTDGFKIAEADMEIRGPGEFFGIRQSGVLNFSSMDLNKDKDIVVKAKDIAFKIIEEDPQLRKPEHEVIRNAFVNNYEDAIYLMSVA
- a CDS encoding 1-acyl-sn-glycerol-3-phosphate acyltransferase — protein: MSYLKVFLIAFFGLTIAALTIVSYPFDYRGKITYVLTRAFSKITLAIAGVKLTVVGKEFIDKKESYIFITNHQSMFDIPILMQAAPANIRFIYKKSLTQVPIFGWAMYLSGYIPIDRDDPRAAMRTLKEAARRLAHGICLVIFPEGTRSEDGELGEFKRGTFILAEGSDAKIITGTIIDSYKILSKGKLHINGGNVKVIFNKPIEYKKDKGFLQEIKATIQSNLPNQ
- the gatC gene encoding Asp-tRNA(Asn)/Glu-tRNA(Gln) amidotransferase subunit GatC, yielding MSVTIPEVEKIAQLAKLKFSDEEKVKLQKDMNQVLGYIEQLNELDLNDVEPLENINETENVMREDEVKVWLTTEEALKNAPAKTQKFFKVPKVIEK
- the kdsB gene encoding 3-deoxy-manno-octulosonate cytidylyltransferase, yielding MKILAVIPARYDSTRFPGKPLVNIHGKPMIQHVYERVMESKLVYKVLVATDDERIFNAVKNFGGKVVMTSKEHESGTDRICEAVKKINCDIVVNVQGDEPGINPKDIDKAIKPLLKDKKINISTLAIRIENGYDLKDENKVKVVFDKNKFALYFSRNNIPFDRDHINNVKIYDFYKHIGLYVYTRKFLMNLKNLKPSKLEKLEKLEQLRFLDNGEKIKVVITDRESLSIDTPSDLQNFINSYTN